TGCCATTTCGATGCGAAAtctttatcctcgtcgccagaaaTATGTCAAGAACTAACACACAACACAATGGCGGCCATAAAACACAAGCTTTAATACAAAGCAATACCGCTGACAATGGTGGGCTCGAATCACGGGTAGCACAATGCTAATACTATGTATACAACATGTCTGATTTCATCATTGCAACTAAATACAACACATCTCAGCAACGTTTGCAtctaaaagaaaggaaaattcaGGCCCTGGAAAAatgttgttcttgttttgatgtCACATTTCTGCTATCCAATCTCTATACTTAGTGCTGTTTTTTGACCCCACTGGAAGGAGTTTCTAAAAGGTAAAGATCAATATGGAATTTttctaattattgtttttatctcagaaaaccatgtttcaataaaataaatcaataaagaAAATCTGTTATAAAAACCTTAACTAAAATCAAGGTCGAGTAGTTTGTGTGAGAGGTATCCAGGTGGATCTTATAACTTAGCTTCATCCCATTTCTGTACCCCCACTGCTGATCGAGTACTCGCTACCTCTTCTTTCCATTGCCCCCCTCActccaatctcgtccccagagtccgcttttcttttggtcagcaccaagaaaaCAGACTATGGCtacttccaaggcaggaagttCGCAAATCACAGACTTGCGTCTAGTTTATGCACACtcagaaatttaaaacaacagtggttgtcaatggtttcaaaaatggaccttcactacgactgcccTTACACGTAAAtaattggaagtggccagagtctgtgttcttggtgctcatgaccaaaagaaaagtggactctAGGAACGAGATTGCCTTCACGGCTTCTGCTaacaagagtaagaatctggacAGGTTAGGTTTGTCACCATTAGCATCAGAAAAGGGACATaattatacaaaacatggaTCCCTGGTCCTTGGACCACCTCTGTGGACCTGggccatggaccccttcatggacctggtccatggactacccctgtggaccacccctcattttgtaaagttacaagcagaaaaatctttggATGAAAGAGAAAAGCCATCTTTGCACTCATTGGGACAATttaagcaggagcccatgactacaAGCTACCGGTATGTCACGGCATTTACGTGGAAGAGACCGATCTATATAGACTACCTTTTCtgccccccccaaaaaaaacatcaggttcggtgacgctatgacatCAAGTTAGTTTATTGAGATTTGTCATTGGGCTCGGACTCCTGCTCCTGCTCTCATTTGTAACAGGTATATAGGGCTGTAGTTTGCTCCTagttatgggctactgatttaagcaataatattattgtctcttatagataCCTATAAATctatttggtggctccaaagggatttgTCTATAAccagcacttcaaatatacaatcacttcattcatcgagtccttcaacGAAACAAGcaagcccaacaaattgacctgctcccaactgtcctcacattgcagaggtcatgcaCTCCACCTGTTAACAGACAAttgcttaattaattttgtccagataagtgtgaggatcacttctctcttttcgtctaaagatttttctgttTGTAACATCACAAAATTTGGGGTGGTCCATAGGGGTAGTCCATGACCCCGAGGCCACAGTGGTGGACCATGGACCTGgcgtccatgttttgtatacatcCTCAAAAAAGTGTCTAATTAATTCTCCCTAGccactaaaacatggaacgacctCAGTGCTACAACTACATGTATCTACAACCAcgtacaaccacctcaaaaactTCAGTAACAACCTACAACTTTTTCTGACTATTTATTTTTCAATAAGTCTGAACTAGGAAAGCCCCTAAGACGCTGCTTCACTCTGCCGACTGATGGCTTCACATACGGAAAGCCAAATGAAGGAAAGGACAGTGGTGCTGCTGATGGTAAGATGGTTTTAGCATCTAGCAATGCAACAGTTAAGTACCCATATCAAGGATGTTTACATCATGATAAGGTGCAGTATCAGAACTGTCACGCAGTTGCCGTGAGCTGCTACTTTGCCAAATCCTGGGCTCTCCTTGCTCAGGAAACGACAACTTTTTATGTCCATAATGATGTAGTTtgatcttattattattttgatgatAGTTATCAAGATTCCTGATTCAGTTTGATCGTTATAACTGATTATCACACGAGTGATAATTATATTTAATAAAAGGAATTATTGTCTTCAACttaaaattataatattattactattcaCTTGTAACATGTTCAAATTTCTCATGATAGTCAACAGGTGATAAAAGCTTGTTCTTGACATTTTCATGCAGTGGGGCCTGGCACTAGTAGCTTCCAGTCAGTTGAACAGTCAGCTCGTCCATGCATAAAATCATCAAGCTGTAGGGCTATTTAATGATGATAGCTGAACAAGCTGCTGAACGGTCCTGAATTGTCTGAGTTTAAGGGCTTCAACAAATGAAGTGAAAAGGAATCAGCATGAACttaacacaggaaaaaataacagattcccatttttggatattttagggtattttgaagaataccaacaaaaatcccaaatttggaagagtgagacaagtcccagtcagggaacttggttgggaattccctggttgggacttgtctcactttgccaaatttgggatttttattggtattcttcaaaataccctaaaatatccaaaaatgggaatctgttattttttcctgtgtaaGTAGAGCTGCTTtcagtttttttgcttttttttttccttcacaaaGCCAAACCTGAGTAAGCATCTACATTGCACACCTGTACAGTGCTATAAAAAGTGTTACACAAAGGTATCTCAAATTTGCCCTGAATAATTACTGAATTTTAATTACAGCTCTTGTTTGGAGATCAGCTCCTGCAGCACAGCTGTACCTTAAAGAGAAAAATGCTGTGAGAGATTTTGTAGGGCTGAACAAAGCTGCAGTACAGGCAGGTCTAACAACAGCTCAAGAGCATTTCCAGTACCGTGCAACTCACGATATGAGACGAAAAGACTCTGGAAATGAGAAAACCTCATTAAAAGTCAAACGGATTCCTCCAACGATGGTCTTTGGAATTCCAACCAAGTAAGTTTCACACAAAAATAGGCCATAAGAAATGACGCACCtaataataacttcttactaactgagtgggagggctgtactggggaatattggcccaaggtcgtggcagtacCGACCGAGCGCAgcaaggtccgtacaaaaacgaccgagggccaatattccccagtacggctcgagctagctcggttagtaagtagtttgtTATATGgcttttaattaccttttgctttgtttttgcaagcctgtaatcggcccgtgggcattacaggagaatgccctacaattcagtcacaattagcaaATCAGAGCGcgtgttatatcggctacaaacacaagtgTGCGGGTCCTTGTTGTCCCACAGtgttcattaataattattaacaggaagggttgtgagatgggcctacagtttatagtcTTTAtcgtaggggatgaagttcccggtgttgtggctgtcctctgtgagtataatgggtgggtgggtatagcaggtccatatcagctgaatagctaccaaaacttcaacctgctcaaacaaaattaatacatgtaagtaacaaacaaacaaacaagactTCAAAGTCTACCATTTGCCGACGAAAATTAATTAACTACAAAGCCGGCACTTTTCCCTTAGTTTTTTTAAAGTGATGTGTCATAACAGTAccaagataaaaaaaaccacttcctaattctcttcaaattttgaaaatgtgttcgTTTAACACCTGACgtacaaaattttgagctttaatttttgtcttaaggctgtttactttgaatgaaagttttagATTTTGCAGTCTGCCATAATGATTAtaactcatgttcaaaactgactgatttgacctcagagggttggatctaggaaaaGATGACCTCATTTACTCAGTAgcaatttcagcatgtaaatacagcttattataattatatgcaaaacatgagttttAAAGTCTAAAAGCTGAATATTAATTCAGCCACCTTCGCACGCATTTCATTCTTAAACTTGCATGAGTCTTTGATGTCCTTTTCTcctagctctctcaagattttaaagttagtaatgcaTGGCAGACCATTCAATAGTGTCTTGGGTCACTTTGTTTTTATAGTTAAATTAACATACttttgaaatctaaagaaaaagaagaatggaTTCTTTGGTCATAATTACAGAATAGCACTTTAATTTAAGATCCCGTAAAAAAAATTACGATGGCATTGGTCTgacagggtttgaacccacgATCTCCAGCACAACAAgaccaatgctcaaccaactgattcaccagtcactagaGAGAAAGTGTTCTTGGTAAATTACGTTTTTAAGCTGCAAGTTAAGCAATTGAAACAGCCAACAGGTTGTCTTTATAGTATAGTGGGTTGGAAGCATGAGACTTGGTGGGAAATCAAGGGTTCAACTTCTCCGAGAAACAATGTCATTTAGGGTTTTGAATGGAAAAAAAGTCTGCAAAATTAATGGTCAGATTTAAAATCCTCTTGGAAAAGGCCTTATCTCACAACCCTTTCTCATGAAAGTCAATGGGACTACAAAGAACCTATACTCTGTTTCCGAAGATTAACACATGCAGTTCCTGCTACATGTTGCGGTCTGGCGCAAGATGAAAAAACCACCCAGGGGACCCTAGGTCCCTTAGCTGGTGGTGTAACAGACTGCATCTTCATTTAAAATCACTGACATTCTCACAGAagtaatataattataataattgctTTTGGCAGACCATCGACTCCAGTTTACAACCTCCTGGGACATAAGTACCAAGACCTCTGGTTGGAGGAGCGGCGAAAAGCTGAAGAAGCTACCAGAGCCAGACAAGAGCAAAAGGTACTGCTTCAGGGATAACATTATAAGTTAAAAATCGAGTAtgataacaatgaaataactctattagtaaataaaaatacaatgtatTAATGCATTCTGACTTGCTTTTTCCTCAGAGAAATGTTGACAAAACAATTTATGAGACAAGAACTTCACGCCTTCGCAAATTTCAACCTCCAGTTGATCCAGCTCCACTGTGGCACATGCCAAAATATGAAAAGGTACAGTGAAAGTTATTGTTAAAATGTTCCTCAGAGGAAATAAGAACATCTTGATGgttttaataaaaattaattgtggTGAGGCATTTTGTTCTGAGGATCAGACTCACAACAAACTTGACGATGATTTATTATTTGAACAGTACCTTTTAATAATAAGTgaagtacagtgtacatgtatctgTGAATGATCAGTAACACTCATTTCTGAAGGAATGGATAGCGTGGACATTGGATGAAGACCCTGCCAACTTtcaatggcgcagtggtgagagcactcgcctcccaccaatgtagcccaggttcgattcctcgacttggcgtcaaatgtgggttgagtttgttggttctctactctgcatcgagaggttttctccgggtactccggtttcccctctcctcaaaaaccaacatttgacttgttgtgctaattgttaatttcactttacagtgttcccaattagtgctccagcactaaatctactagacacttaaataaagttcctttcctttcctttcctacaTAACATTATGCCAATAATTATGGTTTAAAACGAAGTTGGATTGGTATGTTTAAGAACAGCCCAAGTCCCTCAAAACTGCCAAGTGACATTTCCTCCTCAACACCAACACATTTTATTCACTGATGCAACTGGCCTCCCACGAGTCTGCCTAGGAAAAGTTTAGCCTCGCTTGTTAGCACTTGCTAACTTCACTGAGAAACTCTCAgtaatgaaattattattataatataccTAGTaatccccctccccctctacTGTAGCTTCCAGTCCAAGGATAGACTTCGAGTGGATGTCTAGGTTGTTAGACcattgacccccccccccccccccattggcgagtaaaatcgtcttgtGTTAGACACAGTGAAATCTACACGTATCAAATCTCACTGCTAGAAGTCATGCATGTCATTAAGTGAAGTacgaaggactgtttgagatgacactgagtgacgtttcaacaacctgagaGGAAAttagtcatcttcagagtcaataGGTTAAGGTCTATATTTagaattagtatcacccaactagtggactgatgcaaatcctgcaatttAATTGCCTACACTACTAGGACTACGTTAGTGatagtccttgagtagcgaaaagtgtcacgctttcctttgttttatttccaaataaatacttcttgaacttgcatttgctaacttaattgccttttctgttcgactagttgggtgatactaaaacaattagaccctttgccctcaagggccacgggtcaacagcccatgaggcgaagccaaatgggctattgacctgtagCCCTCAAGGCTACGTTATACgggggtctaattgttaactatCTGTACTACCATGttcattattttattacttTCTGCCAACAGATTCCAGCCTACCTCAGCACATTTAGATCTGAAAAAGCTAAAGATGCTGCATTCAAGCATCATGCAACAGACAGCACTTCACGGCAAGGGGCCTTTGGACATGGCATATATGAACCTGCAAAAAGCTAAAAACACTAACAGACTGATTTCGATTTTGTTTTAACTTAATTAAAGAgtgattttaaaaacaaattttaataaCTTGGAGTTAGATTTCTTTGAGATGATGCAAACACTTCAAAGACTGAAACAACTTTTAATGCCAACATTTATTACCAATAttagaataatttattggtAAACTGCAGTTGCACAACATAATTTTGTATAATTCTGAGCATATTTTCAATTGGTACATTTCCAAGACAGACCTTCTGATTTATGTtacatattattattacctttcAAAACTCAACACAGCTATTACCAGTAACTTTCTTTTGTGATTCAAATATTAATTATAATTTCTTTTAGTTGTTGAAACAGTATCAATGTTACTTTTCTCTATTCTTGCTacaaacgaaatgatatataattattattattacaaagaaTCCTAAATGCTCTGGGCACTGTAAATAATTGTGCTTGAAAtaagatttttaaaaataaacaataggtCTTTATTGACCGAAAGCCTACTGATCAATAAATTACACTGACTCGTTGAACTCTAACTGATGGCAGCATATTCTTCATTGTTATTGAATTCATTAATAGCCATATTTTTAAGGTGTCGGTAAAGGTAAATGTGGGCATCTCgctcaaatttcttgtttttgcaaaattaatcttgaatcggtgggctgtgaagtatattttccccagaaaaaaaattctgaaaaattaattttaaaaaagctgAAATCGCTTTTCATTGTTTCCCGCCATAACCTGCACTTGAAAAACGATTGACATATCATGTAAATCATACGAGAAAGGATCAGGTGTCAATTAAAACCCTTCACATGTGATCTGCTACCTTAGCCCGAACACTGATTGGTTTAGCACAATTGGATTTCAAGTAGGGGGCGGAGGTATTCAGCAGACTGTGAACTGCACACAAAATCTTTAAGCTCGATCTCCTAGGGCTTTATTTTgacgccaaaattacaacttcttgAACCTCCTGTCCTGATGAGATTTAAGATTAGATTCCCTTCCAAAGTTTCATTTCTAATAGATGGTCGTACTACCCCAAACAATGTGAGgagtttttcgtttgtcttcggagacAGATGTCATGGCAATTTTTCAGCCCAAATGAAGTACGAGATGTGAGTTTCAACTTCGGAGCAtgatatttccttcaattcgTAATatatcaaataaaataaaattcctCACTCCGTATTGGAGTACATTCATTTGTGACAAAGGtaagatgcaacaaagtgcaGTTGTTTTCGAAAACCGGAAACTGTGGAGTCCAGACTTTTCTGCACGCTGAGAAGTGGCTCTATGAAAAACCTATTAAAATGAGCGACCTAATAGCTCCCCAAGACTGCTTGTAGCTAAAATGGGCAGAGCATGCGACAGGTGTTACAGAGGTAGTAAGTTTGAATTCTGCCTGGGACTCTGATTTTTCTGCTTTCCTTTTGCCAGTTACATGCACATGTATCAAACACAAACAAATAGCATAATGTTATCTGTCATTTTGCCTATGCTGAACTCATACTAGACAATTTCTTGGCACTTAATGGTAAATTGGGCATTGGCCTTAACATTAACTGTGCAttacataaaattaaaatttgagtCGTGGACTTTGAGACCCATCATAATTCACCTTCCACCTCTGTAAACCCTATGCAAGTCTGCAATTCAGAAAAGTCTAAAAAAGCAACGTATATATCAACTTAGTAGACCTTAGCAGACCTGCTTAGCAGACCTGCAAGCCCGCTTTTCTGAGgtagtcgtgttttgtcacgcaaacaaataaaatgaccgagGGTCAGGCTTGAGCAAGTATAGTACAGATACCGAGTTGTAATAATATTATCAGTTCTTGAGTGTTTCCTGTCACAAACATTCTTTACCCTCActgaaattttggtttcttgGGAGATGGTTCGTCACTTGATTTTTCTGCCTTTTTAGGTGACTTTTTGAAGTAAGAAAAAAGTGTCCCAGCTACTGGTTTCTCCTGTTGTTTGGATCTGAAAATACAGGGTCGTAAttactttaattttttattgaatatcAAACCTGAAAGTGTGACCCTACTAGTACTgcagattaaaaaaaacattaagcACATTCACTTTACTTTAAAATACATGTTTGTGCTAAAATCTAAACTCTACTTACAACCTAAAAGATTGACATGGGCACGGGATAGATACATCAAAGTAGGTCAAAAGAAAGTTTTAAGTTAATTAAACTGTATAATgactagaaaaagaaaaagaaaaacagttaGACTCTCTTATAAAGTGCTGAACAAT
The sequence above is a segment of the Montipora foliosa isolate CH-2021 chromosome 2, ASM3666993v2, whole genome shotgun sequence genome. Coding sequences within it:
- the LOC137993657 gene encoding cilia- and flagella-associated protein 77-like: MSKEYVTLGAQRESLLNNPLLQKSELGKPLRRCFTLPTDGFTYGKPNEGKDSGAADALVWRSAPAAQLYLKEKNAVRDFVGLNKAAVQAGLTTAQEHFQYRATHDMRRKDSGNEKTSLKVKRIPPTMVFGIPTKPSTPVYNLLGHKYQDLWLEERRKAEEATRARQEQKRNVDKTIYETRTSRLRKFQPPVDPAPLWHMPKYEKIPAYLSTFRSEKAKDAAFKHHATDSTSRQGAFGHGIYEPAKS